Proteins encoded within one genomic window of Gloeobacter kilaueensis JS1:
- a CDS encoding class I SAM-dependent methyltransferase — MGENSASPLEQVMGKRIAASPQKRISFAVFMDLALYHPRYGYYSRPAEAIGAGGDYYTAPHLGPDFGELLAVQFVEIWQRLAEPEPFDLVEIGAGQGLLAADILEYIHAQAPAMGAGLRYTLIERSGTLAAQQKKRLRAFDVRWQSLEAIEEQAITGVLFCNELLDALPVHRFCVENGQLQEVFVEVSEDGHGFRPVLAPPSTPRLEAHLNALGLRVEDLPDGFTSEINLAALDWLTEVERVLRRGFVLIIDYGYTANQYYRPVRSEGTLQCYYRHTLQADPYRHIGSQDLTSHVDFTALTQQAEALGLRTVGFTRQNFFLWALGLGERLAALGTPTSYEQLQERLRRREALQQLVKPDGLGEFGVLVLSKNVDEKEAGLRGLTAQL; from the coding sequence ATGGGCGAAAACAGTGCATCTCCCCTTGAGCAGGTGATGGGCAAACGGATAGCTGCCAGTCCGCAAAAGCGGATCAGCTTTGCGGTATTTATGGACCTCGCCCTCTACCACCCCCGCTACGGCTACTACAGCCGTCCAGCCGAGGCGATTGGGGCCGGGGGCGACTACTACACGGCACCGCACCTGGGGCCGGATTTTGGCGAACTGCTGGCGGTGCAATTTGTCGAGATCTGGCAGCGGCTCGCAGAGCCGGAACCGTTCGATCTGGTGGAGATAGGAGCGGGCCAGGGACTGCTTGCCGCCGACATCTTAGAGTACATCCACGCCCAGGCACCGGCGATGGGGGCTGGGCTGCGCTACACGCTCATCGAGCGCTCAGGGACGCTCGCTGCTCAACAAAAAAAGCGGCTCCGTGCGTTCGATGTCCGCTGGCAGTCGCTGGAGGCGATCGAAGAGCAAGCGATCACCGGCGTGCTCTTTTGCAACGAACTGCTCGACGCCCTGCCGGTGCATCGCTTTTGTGTAGAAAACGGACAGTTGCAGGAGGTCTTTGTGGAGGTGAGCGAGGACGGGCACGGCTTTCGCCCGGTGCTCGCGCCGCCATCGACGCCCCGTCTGGAAGCCCATCTAAACGCCCTGGGTCTGCGAGTCGAAGATTTACCCGATGGCTTTACAAGTGAGATCAACCTGGCAGCCCTCGACTGGCTCACCGAAGTGGAGCGCGTCCTGAGACGGGGCTTTGTCCTGATTATCGATTACGGCTACACCGCCAATCAGTACTACAGGCCGGTGCGCTCGGAGGGCACCCTCCAGTGCTACTACCGCCACACCCTCCAGGCCGATCCCTACAGGCACATCGGCAGCCAGGATCTGACGAGCCACGTCGATTTCACTGCCCTCACCCAGCAGGCGGAAGCGCTTGGATTGCGGACCGTAGGCTTTACCCGGCAGAATTTTTTTCTCTGGGCTCTGGGGCTGGGAGAGCGGCTCGCAGCCCTGGGCACCCCTACCAGCTACGAGCAACTGCAGGAGCGGCTGCGCCGCCGGGAGGCGCTCCAGCAACTGGTCAAACCCGATGGCCTCGGTGAATTTGGCGTACTTGTCCTCAGCAAGAACGTGGATGAGAAGGAGGCAGGGTTGCGCGGTCTGACTGCGCAGCTGTAA
- a CDS encoding NAD(P)H-quinone oxidoreductase subunit H, which yields MTSIETRTDQMVINMGPHHPSTHGVLRLIVTLDGENIVDCRPVIGYLHRGMEKIAENRTVIMFLPYVSRWDYTAAMMNEAVTIAAPEVLAGIDVPKRARYIRVIMIELSRIANHLMWLGPFMADLGAQSPFFYIFREREMIYDLFEAATGLRMIGNNYFRVGGVTVDLPYGWVDKCRDFCEYFPAKVDEYERLITNNPIFRRRVENIGVIGREEAINWGLSGPMLRASGVQWDLRKVDPYEVYDEFDFEVAWETAGDCLARYLVRMKEMRESVKIVLQALDRLPGGPFEQLEARRLAEGPKSEWNSFDYQFIGRKSSPTFKLPTGEAYARIEEAKGEMGVYLIGNDQTNPWRWKIRPPDFVNLAVLPYLLQGAKVADLIVILGSIDIIMGSVDR from the coding sequence ATGACTTCGATCGAGACGCGCACCGACCAGATGGTGATCAACATGGGTCCGCACCATCCTTCGACCCACGGCGTGCTGCGGCTGATCGTCACCCTCGACGGCGAGAATATCGTCGATTGCCGACCGGTGATTGGCTATCTGCACCGGGGCATGGAAAAGATCGCCGAGAACCGCACGGTGATTATGTTCTTGCCCTACGTCTCGCGCTGGGACTATACGGCGGCGATGATGAACGAGGCGGTGACAATTGCCGCTCCCGAGGTGCTGGCCGGGATCGATGTACCGAAGCGGGCGCGCTACATTCGTGTGATCATGATCGAGCTGTCGCGGATCGCCAACCACCTGATGTGGCTGGGTCCGTTTATGGCCGACCTCGGTGCCCAGTCGCCCTTCTTCTATATTTTCCGCGAACGGGAGATGATCTACGACCTGTTCGAGGCGGCCACGGGACTGCGGATGATCGGCAACAACTACTTTCGCGTCGGGGGGGTGACAGTCGATCTGCCCTACGGCTGGGTAGACAAGTGCCGCGATTTTTGCGAGTACTTTCCGGCCAAAGTAGACGAGTACGAGCGGCTCATCACCAACAACCCGATCTTCCGGCGGCGGGTCGAAAATATCGGGGTGATTGGCCGCGAGGAGGCGATCAACTGGGGGCTGTCCGGTCCGATGCTGCGCGCCTCCGGCGTCCAGTGGGACCTGCGCAAGGTGGACCCCTACGAGGTCTACGACGAATTTGACTTCGAGGTGGCCTGGGAGACGGCAGGGGACTGTCTGGCCCGCTATCTGGTGCGGATGAAGGAGATGCGCGAGTCGGTCAAGATCGTCCTGCAGGCCCTCGACAGGCTACCGGGCGGTCCCTTTGAGCAACTGGAGGCCCGCCGGCTGGCGGAAGGTCCCAAATCCGAGTGGAACAGCTTCGATTACCAGTTCATCGGCAGAAAATCGTCGCCCACCTTCAAACTGCCCACCGGCGAAGCCTATGCCCGCATCGAGGAGGCCAAGGGTGAGATGGGCGTCTACCTCATCGGCAACGACCAGACCAACCCCTGGCGCTGGAAGATTCGGCCACCGGATTTTGTCAATCTGGCCGTGTTGCCCTACCTGCTGCAGGGGGCGAAGGTGGCCGACTTGATCGTCATCCTGGGTTCGATCGACATCATCATGGGCTCGGTGGACCGCTGA
- a CDS encoding alpha/beta hydrolase family protein encodes MRNWGSWGVLFGVCISIAAVQAAPLRPLQLGDLQQLREVSEPEFSPEGNWVAYAVKRPDFAADENDSDIWMSRWDGSEKLRLTTSSASEHTPRWSPDGRYLGFLADRPDKTDDKDDKDQGDQLWLLNRTGGEAEKITSFKGGVVDYVWSPDSRKLALIVEDPDPQVEEETVEIQTNPTAGDSKKNVQLKKTKTPKPIVIDRFQFKQDEDGYLVHRRKHLYLFDLATRQAMLLTPGDYDERLPAWSPDSKQIVFVSKRRAEADRDNNWDLYLIEAKAGAKPRQLTDFAGPDNDPDYESRPAWSPDGRQIAYLQGGPLKLIGYAVHALAVIPAAGGTPRLLSANLDRNVQHPSWSADGRSIRFIVEDDRTGYLASVPVAGGAISPLTSGRQMVEEFSAATSGRIAIVASTASTLPEVFALEGGKQLPLSRQNDDWLATVQLAPVSEIDFPSKDGTVIHGFLVKPPGYQSGRKYPALLRIHGGPVGQFGNSFSFEWQWLAANGYAVVAANPRGSSGRGEVFSKAIYADWGHLDAQDVLAAVDYAVAGGIADPERLGIGGWSYGGMLTNYTIAQDRRFKAAISGASIANILSGYGTDQYIRDYETELSTPWRNLEGWMKISFPFFHADRIATPTLFLCGEKDFNVPLLNSEQMYQALRSLGLDTQLVIYPGQHHGISKPSYRRDRLERYVAWYDRFLKSKTTGTTASR; translated from the coding sequence GTGCGCAACTGGGGGTCGTGGGGTGTGCTTTTTGGAGTGTGCATTTCGATCGCGGCGGTGCAGGCGGCTCCGCTGCGCCCGCTGCAGCTCGGCGATCTGCAGCAGTTGCGCGAGGTGAGCGAGCCGGAGTTTTCGCCGGAAGGCAACTGGGTCGCCTACGCGGTAAAGCGGCCCGACTTTGCTGCCGACGAAAACGACAGCGACATCTGGATGAGCCGCTGGGATGGTTCTGAGAAGTTGCGCCTCACGACTTCGAGCGCCAGCGAGCACACGCCGCGCTGGAGTCCGGATGGCCGGTACCTGGGCTTTCTGGCGGATCGGCCCGACAAGACAGACGACAAGGACGACAAGGACCAGGGCGATCAGCTCTGGCTGCTCAACCGCACCGGCGGCGAGGCTGAGAAGATCACAAGCTTCAAAGGCGGAGTGGTCGATTACGTCTGGTCGCCCGACAGCCGCAAACTGGCGCTCATCGTCGAAGATCCGGACCCGCAGGTAGAAGAAGAGACCGTCGAGATCCAGACCAACCCGACGGCAGGGGACAGCAAAAAAAACGTCCAGCTAAAAAAGACAAAGACGCCAAAGCCCATCGTCATCGACCGCTTTCAGTTCAAGCAGGACGAGGACGGCTATCTGGTCCACCGCCGCAAGCACCTTTATCTATTTGATCTGGCGACGCGCCAGGCGATGCTGCTTACGCCCGGCGACTACGACGAGCGCCTGCCCGCCTGGTCCCCCGACAGCAAGCAGATCGTCTTTGTGAGCAAGCGCCGGGCAGAGGCAGATCGTGACAACAACTGGGATCTCTATCTCATCGAGGCCAAAGCGGGAGCAAAACCCCGGCAGCTCACCGATTTTGCCGGTCCCGACAACGACCCGGACTACGAGAGCCGTCCCGCCTGGAGTCCGGATGGCCGCCAGATCGCCTACCTGCAGGGCGGGCCTTTGAAGTTGATTGGCTACGCTGTCCACGCCCTGGCAGTGATCCCGGCGGCGGGCGGCACGCCGCGCCTGCTCAGTGCAAATCTCGATCGCAACGTCCAGCATCCCAGCTGGAGTGCGGATGGGCGCTCGATCCGCTTCATCGTCGAGGACGACCGGACCGGTTATCTAGCCAGTGTGCCGGTGGCCGGAGGAGCGATCAGCCCTCTTACGAGCGGACGCCAGATGGTCGAAGAGTTTAGCGCCGCAACCAGTGGCCGGATCGCGATTGTTGCCAGTACGGCTTCGACCCTGCCGGAGGTCTTTGCCCTCGAAGGCGGCAAACAGTTGCCCCTCAGCCGCCAGAACGACGACTGGCTCGCCACGGTTCAGCTTGCGCCGGTGAGCGAAATCGATTTTCCGAGCAAGGACGGCACCGTTATCCACGGCTTTCTGGTCAAACCCCCCGGCTATCAATCTGGCCGCAAGTACCCGGCCCTCCTGCGCATTCACGGTGGGCCGGTGGGCCAGTTCGGCAACAGCTTTTCTTTTGAGTGGCAGTGGCTCGCCGCCAACGGTTACGCCGTCGTCGCCGCCAACCCGCGCGGTTCATCGGGGCGGGGTGAAGTGTTCTCGAAGGCGATTTACGCCGACTGGGGCCACCTGGACGCCCAGGATGTCCTTGCTGCGGTCGATTATGCCGTCGCTGGAGGTATCGCCGATCCCGAGCGTTTGGGCATCGGCGGCTGGAGCTACGGCGGGATGCTCACCAACTACACGATCGCTCAGGATAGGCGCTTCAAAGCGGCGATTAGCGGTGCCAGTATCGCCAATATCCTCTCCGGCTACGGCACCGATCAGTACATCCGCGACTACGAAACGGAACTGAGCACCCCCTGGCGTAACCTCGAAGGCTGGATGAAAATTTCTTTCCCCTTCTTCCACGCCGATCGGATTGCAACACCGACGTTGTTTTTGTGCGGCGAGAAGGACTTCAACGTGCCGCTCCTCAATTCTGAGCAGATGTACCAGGCCCTACGCAGTCTGGGCCTCGATACCCAGCTTGTGATCTATCCGGGTCAGCACCACGGCATCAGCAAGCCCAGCTACCGCCGCGACCGGCTCGAACGCTACGTCGCCTGGTACGACCGCTTCTTAAAATCAAAAACGACCGGAACGACCGCGAGCCGCTAA
- a CDS encoding cupin domain-containing protein: MQPVLNVSAAPVNRFIHGEYFECWMTELAEPLGSKSVGVNITRVPPGKAAFPLHHHHVNEEHFFILSGTGVLRFGDKTYPVGPNDYVLTPAGGPELAHQFVNTGDGDLVYLAMSSLLLPEVVGYPDSDKTSVRIATTGQESTRFFIRDSAKDGVGYWDGEDGQAVSALVQQARTDT, from the coding sequence ATGCAGCCGGTCTTGAACGTTTCAGCCGCGCCCGTCAATCGCTTCATCCACGGTGAGTATTTCGAATGCTGGATGACGGAACTGGCCGAACCCCTCGGCTCAAAGTCGGTGGGCGTCAACATTACCCGTGTGCCGCCGGGCAAAGCAGCCTTTCCACTGCACCATCACCACGTCAACGAAGAGCACTTTTTTATCCTGAGCGGCACCGGCGTACTGCGCTTTGGCGACAAGACCTACCCGGTGGGACCCAACGACTACGTCCTCACCCCGGCGGGCGGCCCGGAACTGGCGCACCAGTTTGTGAACACAGGCGACGGCGATCTTGTGTATCTGGCGATGTCCTCCCTGCTGCTACCGGAGGTGGTGGGCTACCCGGATTCGGACAAGACGAGCGTGCGCATCGCAACGACGGGTCAGGAATCGACCCGGTTTTTTATCCGCGACAGTGCCAAAGACGGAGTGGGTTACTGGGATGGTGAAGATGGCCAGGCGGTGAGCGCCCTCGTGCAGCAAGCGAGAACGGATACTTAA
- a CDS encoding penicillin acylase family protein, with product MLKGRTWAKRLLQVLGALGVLVVLTGAGAYLWLRRNLPVVDGTVQVKGITATVTISRDRDAVPHIKAATAADALFGLGYVHAQDRLWQMEFQRRIGCGRLSEILGEATLKTDRFLRTVGLCRAAQTAWQRQRPQMKRFIEAYVAGINAFVGAHHGGELPVEFTLLGFEPEPWQPVDVMVWQKVLALNLNGAGSDELLRSRLIARVGTERAAQLFPAYTSDGPIIVSAGPAQPEKKLPTRLSGRVNLPAYRQLVAQIQDVQKLLGSDPLATGSNSWVVSGRHTTTGKPLLANDPHLGTQIPSVWYLAHVEGGNFDAIGASFPGLPGFAIGHNARIAWGVTNLEADVQDLFIEQLDASGNRYRLGNRWLPLTRIAERIKVKGADDTVLTVRLTRHGPLISDATGTAGSQERPLALRWSALDDEDRTIEAFLELATAQNWQAFTRALSLYNAPAQNFIYADRDGHIGYHAAGAIPVRAEGDGSVPVPGWQGRYDWQRYVPFAGLPHTFDPPEGWIVTANNKPVPDSYPYFLGSNWAPPYRAERIVEQLRSRARLSADDMAALQMDTTSTFTRRMRPLLARVLPFDARSRQAIAELGRWDGRADAESAGASIFWAWYLHIPAALFADELGADLAKEYLQRAGTLGKAIPAILTSFPAWCDDVRTPAREDCPTTLQRALAAGLADMAHRQSSDDPARWRWQQVHQAIFPHNPFDKVAALKPFFSRAIGNGGDSFTVNVATVSALDPYNQYHSPSYRQIVDLSRLDASRFMHTTGQSGNVLSEHYADLIGPWQRGTYLPMRFTDVQSKAKLVLEPDK from the coding sequence ATGCTCAAAGGACGGACCTGGGCAAAAAGGCTGCTGCAGGTGCTGGGCGCGCTGGGTGTGCTCGTGGTGCTGACTGGTGCCGGTGCGTACCTGTGGCTGCGCAGGAACCTGCCGGTGGTTGACGGAACTGTGCAGGTAAAAGGGATTACTGCAACGGTTACGATCAGCCGGGACCGCGATGCAGTACCCCACATCAAGGCAGCGACGGCTGCGGACGCCCTTTTTGGCCTGGGCTACGTCCACGCCCAGGACCGGCTCTGGCAGATGGAGTTCCAGCGCCGCATCGGCTGTGGCCGACTTTCAGAAATTTTGGGCGAGGCCACGCTTAAGACCGATCGCTTTTTGCGCACGGTTGGGCTTTGCCGGGCGGCGCAAACCGCCTGGCAGCGGCAACGACCGCAGATGAAACGGTTCATCGAAGCTTACGTGGCCGGGATCAACGCTTTTGTCGGCGCACACCACGGCGGGGAGCTGCCGGTCGAATTTACGCTGTTGGGCTTTGAACCCGAACCCTGGCAACCAGTCGATGTTATGGTCTGGCAAAAAGTGCTTGCCCTCAACTTAAACGGTGCCGGCAGCGACGAACTGCTGCGCAGCCGCCTCATCGCCCGCGTCGGTACCGAGCGCGCCGCGCAGCTATTTCCGGCCTACACCAGCGATGGACCGATTATCGTTTCTGCCGGCCCCGCGCAACCGGAGAAAAAACTCCCGACCCGTTTATCTGGACGGGTGAACCTGCCCGCCTACCGGCAACTCGTTGCCCAGATCCAGGACGTGCAGAAGCTGCTCGGCTCCGATCCGCTCGCCACCGGCAGCAACAGCTGGGTCGTCTCCGGTCGCCATACCACTACCGGCAAACCGCTACTTGCCAACGACCCCCACCTGGGCACTCAGATCCCCTCGGTCTGGTACCTGGCCCACGTCGAAGGCGGCAACTTCGATGCCATCGGCGCTTCCTTTCCTGGCCTGCCCGGCTTTGCCATCGGCCACAATGCCCGGATCGCCTGGGGGGTGACCAACCTCGAAGCGGACGTGCAGGATCTGTTTATCGAACAGCTCGATGCGAGCGGCAACCGCTACCGGCTGGGCAACCGCTGGCTGCCGCTGACTCGCATCGCTGAGCGGATCAAAGTCAAAGGGGCGGACGACACTGTGCTCACGGTCCGCCTGACAAGGCACGGTCCTTTGATCAGCGACGCCACCGGTACTGCCGGCAGTCAGGAACGGCCCCTCGCCCTGCGCTGGAGCGCCCTCGACGACGAGGACCGGACGATCGAAGCATTTTTGGAGCTTGCCACCGCCCAGAACTGGCAGGCGTTCACCCGCGCTCTCAGCCTCTACAACGCCCCGGCCCAGAATTTTATCTACGCCGACCGCGACGGGCATATCGGCTACCACGCCGCCGGGGCGATTCCGGTGCGGGCAGAGGGCGACGGGAGTGTACCCGTGCCCGGCTGGCAGGGGCGCTACGACTGGCAGCGCTACGTTCCCTTTGCCGGGCTGCCCCACACTTTTGATCCGCCCGAGGGCTGGATCGTCACCGCCAACAACAAGCCGGTTCCCGACAGTTACCCGTACTTTCTGGGCAGCAACTGGGCACCGCCCTACCGGGCCGAACGGATCGTAGAGCAGCTCCGCTCCCGCGCTCGCCTGTCCGCTGACGACATGGCTGCCCTGCAGATGGATACGACTTCTACCTTCACCCGCCGGATGCGTCCGCTGCTGGCCCGCGTTCTGCCCTTCGACGCACGCTCCAGGCAGGCCATCGCTGAGCTGGGGCGCTGGGATGGCCGTGCGGACGCCGAGAGCGCCGGAGCGAGCATCTTCTGGGCCTGGTACCTGCACATTCCCGCCGCGCTTTTTGCAGACGAGTTGGGAGCGGACCTGGCAAAGGAATACCTGCAGCGGGCGGGCACCCTGGGCAAGGCGATTCCGGCGATTCTCACAAGTTTTCCTGCCTGGTGCGACGACGTGCGCACTCCCGCCCGCGAAGATTGTCCAACGACACTGCAGCGCGCCCTGGCAGCAGGTCTGGCGGATATGGCCCACCGTCAAAGTAGCGACGATCCGGCCCGCTGGCGCTGGCAGCAGGTGCATCAAGCCATCTTTCCCCACAACCCGTTCGACAAGGTGGCGGCCCTCAAACCGTTCTTCAGCCGGGCAATCGGCAACGGCGGCGACAGCTTTACGGTCAACGTCGCCACCGTGAGCGCCCTCGATCCGTACAACCAGTACCACAGCCCTTCGTACCGCCAGATCGTCGATCTGTCCCGGCTGGACGCCTCGCGCTTTATGCACACCACCGGCCAGTCGGGCAATGTCTTGAGCGAGCACTACGCCGATCTGATCGGGCCGTGGCAGCGCGGTACCTACCTGCCGATGCGGTTCACCGACGTTCAGAGTAAGGCAAAATTGGTCCTGGAGCCGGACAAGTAG